The DNA sequence tcCAATTATGATGATTATTGtgtaataataatcataatttaTTACATACTCTTGCTTAGTTCCCCTCACTTCCATCACAAAATTCTTTCAATCTTAGCTTCTAAGTATTTGTTTTAGCTAAATCTTGCTAACCTTGCTAACAAGATCAATACCTAATccacaattttgtttttgtcgCAAAGAAACTTGATTGATTTAAAAGGTAAATCGATATTAAATTTCAAAGAAATTTACCGATATTTATGTATAAAAACCTAAATATCTTGATAAACTATTTAAACATGACCGACATTATATCTCAGAATAATCTACTAAGTCCAAAGTATCTTTGACTTTATAATTTTGGATAGTCATAATAACAAACTATGCAAACTTCTTGATTTTTGAAATAATAATCATGTCTACTCTTTTTAGTTTAGTAAGTTTCAATAATGTCAATACTTGTTCTTATTTTGTATCTTCTTcgttaataatttttttcaacaCGTTATATGGTGATTATAGGTTAAtaattgaccaaaaaaattaTGCTTATCTATTATTAGATGTAAATTTCATAAcgaaaaaaatttatgtttagttgttttatttttcatttttgaattTAAACGTATTGATTGATAATTGAACATAATTTTAATAATTAGGCAATACCAGGTCAACACCACTATTAACTTATTAAGTGGCATCGTGCAGAATGAATTGATATCCCCACCGAAAACACTCTCCAGATATCAAAAACCCTATCAAGAGTGATTGAACCGAAATCGACACATTGTTCATGTGAcatctttgaagtttgaactctTATGCGTCACATAACGAAACCCCACTTCCAAGTTCAATAAGCTTTGCAAGCATATGGCAACGGGGACAGTCCGGCCACGCTCCCCAAGCGCGCGTGAAACCGTTTTAATAGAtatttttgaaatatttttGTTGCATTAAAGACCGTACACGGTCCAATAATAGCCGCCAGTTTTTTTCTATGGGCTTCACGTGTTATGTCGAATGCCATGTCATGGGCTTTCGTATCCAGCCAAGCACAGGCCCACAAAATGCAGAGACACACAGCTTcctctgcttttttttttcaataaattcCAAGTATTACacagaaaataagaaaaaaactgtcataatttttttaactcttttccCCCGATAAAAgtgctttttctttctttctgatgGGGATCCGAAGAGCCCCGTTTGGATATAGGAAAGAGGTGGAGCTTAGTCGTAAAGTAAAACGTGTAGTGTGGGAATAAATTTTTAAGGGGGAAGAAAGCGGCTTTTGGAAAaagcaatttctttttttttatctctttgcAAAATTCTaacataaaaaacaaaagtcTTAAACAAATGAGAGAGAAAAATCATAGAATCTCATAAAAGTGAGGCAAGCGATGTTTAGCTGTCATTCAATCACGGAATCACGGAATCTATCCCATAATAATACCCAGTTAGCCACCGACTCATTCACACTCCCAACCCTtcgtcgttttttttttcccctcttttGTATTCGAAATTGATCTAATTTCAAACTATCAACATAATTTGTGAatttcgaccaaaaaaaaaaacataatttgtGAATGACAAAAATATATGCATATGCATAGAtgattaaatatatattttaaaattaatataaaaaaaaacataatgtgACACGTCCGACCCACCAATCATATGATTTAACATGAATTACACTTTAAAATAACTCATTTTACAGCACAAAATATCTAAAATACTCACAACTCATCCCGTATTTCGTGATTAGTGAATCAGAATAAAAAATGTTATTTATCTCGACTTACTCGCTCATTATGTTTTCCAATGtcaattatttttgttttaaattgtgtCTAACTTCTTTGTTCCGTTGTTGTCATGATTTCAAATACAAAGTTCTAACCTTTGACCTCTGATTAAGAAAGGAAACATAATTATAATGTGATTTCATGGAACCAAATTACATTCATTTCCTCCTCGGATTCATTTTCCAGCATGGTCCTGCCGTCCTGATGTATGCAGCATTGGAGGCTTTTCCTTATCATATCCATATTCCGAATTGTTCCATTATTTGTTTAATGAACTGTGACATCAGTCACATAACCTACGAAAGAGAAATTAGACCGACTTAGTTTGAAGGAGGAAAGAAAGACACAGATTTTTAACAATGAATAAGACTGTTTAAGTGTCACAATAACtcccacttatatatatatatatatatatatatatatatatatatatatatcaatcaaattcaaacaTGGATCTTCTTGTTGGCTGCTACAGTGCTTCCAAACACCAATCGACACCTTTGGTTTTTAAAATTATAATCATTTTAATAAGTCTCCTCCTTCTACGGATGTACCTTTTAATATTTCTTATTATATCAGCTACTCCAACAACTCGAAATTTAATTTTATCCCAACTCATGTTCATACTCTAATCCTAACTTCATGTTCATACGCTCTTTCGCTAGGTCATTATTAGTCATCATTTGAGGTATTCCCAAGCATTCTTCTTATTTGTCCAACTATCTAGCTAACAAATGGCCATGCATCCCTATAAATTCTACTACTTGATTGGTCCTGAATTTTATCTGTTTGGGACCATATTCGTGCTAATCCAACCTAGCTACCAGTTCTAATTGGTTGGTTGAGCTAGTGACTATATTGTTATGTATTTATTCATGGGTCTTCGTCCTCCCAACGGTCACCCAGTCACACCCACTTAACTTGTCACAACTCTTCTATCAAGGTGTAAAAGGTCGGGTGGAAATTGACATTATATGCAAACCTCAAATCAAAATTTGACATTTCAAAGCACTATTATGCGACCAACTAAATATATCGTTTTCTAGGGATCCTGGTTTGTTGTTAATGCATCAACACATGTAGACTAACTGACAAAGAAAACTCCATTTGATGATGTACACTATTGCATGATGTTATTGAAATTAGATTACCACAACATAAAATCTATTTATATTTATGTATCGAGAGTGAGAGTCTAATGAAAACTTTAAAATGAGGACTTTTAAATTAACAATTAGATGATATATGACGGATTCTATCCACCGTCAGTGTAAAAACACTAACGTGCGTGAGATCACGCTCCTACTATTTTAATACTGAAATAATTGCAATCAATTTTAGATCCCATAAGAGCATGGAGCTTCTGATCTGCAAGCTGCCGTTCCAGAGACTTGTGAGGAAGATTGCTCAGGATTTCAAGACCAATCTCCGGTTCCAGAGCAGCTTCAGGAGGCGGCGGAGGAGAGGCTTCACAAGTAGGTCAGTGGTGCGGATATTGAGATGCAAAATTAGCAAATTTCCTGCTTTTATCTGATCGGCAACCAAACTTGTTAATGTGAActttcaaattaaacaaaatttttgtGGGTCTCAACTTTTGAAGATGAATTTCACCAAATCAATACACGAATCAAAGTTAACAGCAATATCATAATTCTCAGATCATATttcaaagaaattaaagaaCCATAttacatcaaaaaaaaaaaaaaaaccatatgtGTAAgtgattaaattttttttgaataaaaataagaaaaattctCTTGTGGTGACTAAAGGGTGCTGGTTCTTAAACGATAATGAATTCCGACGACGAACCAGAAGGAGACTTTGGTGGTTGGCGCAGTGGTTCTCTCTCAAAGGAATGATAGGTTTATCACTGATGTTGGTTGTCTCGGTGGTGGAGAGGTGCAGGTGGGTGGTTATGTTCGGGCCACGTGGTTGTCATGCAATATTTTTAAGTTTTGACCTCAAGCACGTGACTAGCACGCTGCCAGTGTCCATGCATTGACGGTGCATGAAATACGTTCCCTTTGTAGAATTAATATTTCAACTAAAATTAGAATTACTCATCAAACCATTGATTCGAAAATCCTCAATTAGTCCTCATTTTAAAGTCCTGAATAAGTGAATAGAGTCTCTCCTTATGTATCGATACATTAACTCatactagccttcctgcacgcgCGATGCGCGTGCGGAAGGGCTGCGCTCGCGCGTGCGTATTGTCCTTCCTTTCTTGCTACGCATGCTTGAAATGTACGTTACTCATGAGTGAAATATAATTTCTGTGTTGCATGTTACCTAACTCTTTGAATGGTGTACGTAGTTTGTGGGATGAATTTTATCCATTTCTGTGCAGAAGGATCGCGCTCGCGTGTGCGATTAggttctgtgtttttttttattatttgcgGGCTATTATCTTTGTACGATGTTTTCACTATTACTTTTGCATCTTAAATGTGTCTACTTCCAATCTAGTGCCGTAACTATTATGAAGCCGCATCTTTAATTTTATATAAGAAAACCTCGAAAGTGCgaggaaatttaaaaaaaaaaaaaaaaaaaaaaaacacttagtCAAGGGGACGTGAAAGCCTTATCCCTTGAAAAAAAGTTTGCACCGGACAAAGAGACCCTCTTAATCCTCTACAAACTAAGTTGAGCTTCTACTACCATTACCTAAGAAACAATGACTTCCAATAACAGTGGAAAAAAAAAGGCATCTCATATATTTGCTGTTTGTACCCAGATTAAATAAACACAAATGACaatgataagaaaaaaaaaaactaacaaaatATAAGTACCTTATATAATGCTGCCAATACAAAAAGctttaaaaatataataaaaagtaTTATGATCACCGTAACATGAAGACCAGTTTCTACACACCtgcattcattctttttcctttgaaAAGTTATCTTCCTTGCTGCTCTTAAGATTAGCAATCTCACGGTGTCCTGAAAAATATAAATGTCTTAAATATGCAGAtttatcaacataaaaaattttcttttataaaaaaaataatcaattgtCTTAGGTACCTTCTAAAATTGCATTATGTGGAAGGAAGCAAAATTTCTTTATACACAACGTTTGCTGTGAATACCCCTTCCTCACCCTCTAATGAACCTTTTTTTACCAAAACTTTGGTGCTTGCCTCTGAAACTCCTCTCGATAAAGCCACGTACAGTTGTCCATGGCTGAACACATGATCAGGAAGGTAAATACCAACATTTGGTATTGTCTGGCCTTGTGATTTATTTATGGTAAGTGCAAAACTCAACTTTACGGGGAACTGCTTTCTTGTCATCTCAAACGGGAGTCCAGAACTTTCGGCACTCTTAAGAGCGATTCTTGGCAAGAAAATTCTAGTTCCCGAAAAATGTCCTGTTAAAATCTCTGCATCAATTAGATTGTTATATGCTCCGCGGCAAGTCAATCTTGTACCGTTGCACAACCCCATCTTTGGGTCAATATTCCTCAAAAGCATAATTGGGGCACCTTTCTTTATAATCAACTGATGTGGCGGCATACCAGAAGGTGAAATCGAATTTAAAAATTCTTGTTGATACATATTTCTGGTGTCATCCTCAACTGAGTCGAAAGAGTATAAGATTCGTTCAGGCCCTGGAAAGTGTTGTATGATTCTTTCATTGAGTACGTCAACATCATCATTTTTTGGAGTAATTATTGCTCTTTCAACCATGTACCCGGCATCATTTACATGACGATCCAAATTAGGGAAGACTTGATTAACCAACTGGTTGATTGATTCTTCATTCTCCCATGGTATGATCATGGGCCAAGGTATTTGTATTATGTCTTCAACCACAGTTGGTTGTTCTCCATTACCAACACGAAGTAAGAACTCTGAGAAATCTGGATCGTTGATGGATCTCATATTCTGTGTCAAACGAAGAATCTTCACATCCTTCCAAAATGAAGCATTAATCAAACTGGCTTGCACCATCTCAGATCTCGTACCCTTATGGATAACAGGAAGAACTTGTCGGAAATCACCCCCGAAGATCATCACCTTTCCTCCAAATGGCAAATCGACACTTGTTATGTCTCTAAATGTTCGATCAAGAGCTTCAAACCCATATCGATTCATCATTGGTGCTTCATCCCAAACAATTGCCGATGACTTTCTTATCAACTCTGCTAAATCAGATTGTTTACTAATACAACATGTTGAAGATGCATCAAGATTAAGAGGAATTTTAAACCTAGAGTGTGCCGTCCTCCCACCAGGTAGTATTATTGCTGCTATGCCAGAAGTTGCTGTTGCCAATACAATATGATCATTGCTTCTCAAGCTTGCTAATAATGCACGATATAAGTATGTCTTTCCAGTTCCTCCTGGACCATCAACAAAAAATATGGCATTGTCATGACACTCAATAGCAGATATTATGGAATTGTATGCAAAAGTTTGATCCTCATTCAAATGATGAACCGCATCACGGTCTTCTTGAGGAATGTTAATTGAAATTTCATCTTGTATTAGCCTTGGCATTGAAGAATTTTCACCACCATCTTGAGTCATTTCTGGCAAGTCATAATCAAAGACGGACTTACTGTGTTGCACCAACAACTCGTTCAAGTCTCGTAAAAGTCTATTTGTGATACGTACATTGTCCGTGGTGCTCGAAGAAGGATAATCCTCTATCATGAATGGATAAAATTCATCCCACAAACTGCGTACTCCATGGGGCATGCAATAAACCAGGATGGTAACAAACAATCTTCTTAAAGATGACGGCATACGTATATTAGAGGCCTCACGTAGACATTGTCTAATACTTTCATCATCTTCTAACAAACCACGTTCTTCAACTGCTTTCTTGAATGTCGGTTGTAAGACCCCATCAACTGTCCTTAAATCCTCAAATGACTTAGGTCCTCGAACATGATTAAGAAGAACACGCAAGTAAAACTTTTCTCCTTCTGAAGGTGACACTGTGTAAATTCTTCCAATGACTTTTTGGTTGGTCTCCCTTGCTTCCCATGTTTTAAGTCTCCCATCCCATTTGTAATGCTCAGGAAACTCTCGATATAAGTATTGACGTGCACTTTCAAAATAAGCATTCTTAGTAAAAAATTCTGTGAGCATTGTCATCGAGCTTCTTTCATTTGCCAGAATTGCTGTTACACTTTCAGTGGCATTAAAGAAAACATTGTGTCGATTTGGAAGATGAATTTGCAATCGTTCCACTGATGGATACATTCGATTCATCACGAATTTAAACATCCTCCACAAAGCTTCTGGTGCACAAACCCATCTTGCATCAACAAAGTTTCTTATTTCATCTTGATTTGCTTCAGGCCGAACTTCAAATGTTACTCTGTCTGGACCTTTGTAGACATATTTATACAAATACTTGACGCTCTTAATGCTGCAACAAATTTCCACATTGATATGACAATCATATTTTGTGAGTAACCATGGATTATAGGGGATAACCCAACTATTATCCAGTGGTCTATTTTGATTGCCATTAGATTGCATATCTGATTGATTATCTCGTCTACGATAAACAGGATAAGAATCATTTCCTTGAAATGTGGTTACTGAAAATGGCTTTGGATAGCCTCGTTTGCAGCTCCCACGCTTCATACATGGAGCAGTTCGCCTATGTACCCCACATGGACCGTGTATCATGTGCCCCAACACTGCATTGTATAACTCTGGCTCTTCATTTTGATTTGGAATTTCAGCCCGAACAATGTGGTCATAATCATCTGGGTTGTTTAGTTTATCATCGTCACTCAACATGAGAAGCATATGAACATGTGGGAGACCACGTTTTTGAAACTCGATGACATATACGTATGCAACAATAGTACCCAAGACTCCTTTTTAATAACATCATTCTTTAACTCTTCAAATTTGGCACGAAAAATTCGAGTAGTTAGATCCGGGCGATCTTGTGCCACTTGACCAGGTAATAACTCTGCAGTTATTTCTTCCCAATTTGGATTACATGTCATTGTGAGAAAAATATCCGGTTTTCCATATTTTTGGACTAAAGCCATTGCATCCTGATATCTTTGGTGCATATCACGTGGACTTCCAATAAAAGATGATGGTAAAATAGTCTTGCGACCAATGTTACCTGTTTTCAATGCATTTGATTCATCTCTACTAAAACAAACTAACttgtataataaaaaaaaaaaaaaaaataaaataaaaaaatttaaattaaaaaattaaaagttgaaaaaaCTCATACCTGCATTATTTTCACCAGCATTAAGTGAGTCATGTAGTCCGTCATACAACTCACGTCGAAGAGTACTTTGATTGCTGCGAATCCATCTCAACTTTTGTGTTTCAATTTTGACGTAATTATCCACGACATATTGTTGCAATAGACGGCCCCCTCGGAGTAAAAGTGAATCATCATATTGACGGATCTGAAATGATAAATTTAGTAGTTAACGTGATATTCTTAATCATTCACAAAAATAGAATACAGGGATGTCCTTTaagattattatttttaattcatagtaaaaagatgaaggaaaatttATTCACCTGCAAAATATACGCATAATAGTCACGAcacgtcaatttttgaccatTATTATTCCTACTATTCACATCCCATCCATATGTTCCATATGGGAACAATAATGGATACTGTAAGGGATCATAGTACCCAACACAATCTCGAATATTTAGAAGCTGGCCTTGCTTTGTTTGCACAACAATATCACGACCTGTCAGATTTTCCACATCATTTGTACCCACTATTATTGCAGCAACCTGGGATGCTGAAGGCAAACTGTACTGATGTTGGTTTGCAGCTTGCTCTCTAATGATGAGTCTGCAATTTTGCAAATCCGGACGCTGAGCTAGGTGATGAAATGTTTGCACAAATGGGTTATGTTGATTCAAAATTCTCTGTATTTTTTCAACCACATCTCTATGTAATGCTGCATTCTCCAGCATACGATTGTCCACTTCATGGTCAGTAtcatatatatacaattgtagaTATCTTGGTCTATCATTGACATTTGGTAGAAGACTTCCTATCTTATGATATATGGATCCCTGAGCACGAAATGTGAAAGTACCACCCCCGGTTGCAAGACTTTCATCGACATGCACACCCATTGATGTGAATGAAAATACATGGTTGTAGGCTCGAATGTTTTGCCTAAAATGGGCTCCTTGTGGAGATTCAGAGGAGAATAGCTCGATCATATCTGGAGGAGAATGTATGGGAGGCAAGACAATCTTTCCATGGGAGCAACACATGTCTCTACTTTCGTGATAGAATAAACGGGCATGACAATGTGGACATGTCGTCGATGCTGGCAACTGAAATTTTGTGACTCTGATGGCCTCATTAAAATTTCTAGCACAATTATGAGTTCCGCGCCCGCGCCTGCGTCCGCGACCTCTACCACGTGCTTGTGCAGTAACATTACTACGTGGCCTATTGTTTGGATGAATAGGATCGAGACTACTTCCTGTTTTTAAATAGTAATGTTAACAATAAGCTACTATATTTTTAAGTGGTAATGTTAACAATAAGCTACTATAGTCACACACATAATAATTTTAGATTTATAAATTACTTGTGCTGCACATGTAAATTGTATTGTTCGAATAATTTCTTGTATTCGAACATGAGCAGTAATAAATGGTAGTGAAATTCAACAgctttagtaatttttttttttgccaggaAAGGAACTAAAAagcttgttttctttaattttttttttcattgttcgATCCTTGTCTATACTATTGATAAAAAAGTTTTGTATTTCAGCAAATTATGAACTACATAAAAAACGATAGTGTTTGCTAACAAATATAAGAATTGAGACACACGAATTGAATAAAAATATTCAATAATCAATTAGTGGTGCTTggttttttttgaaaagatttaaTACATTCTAGTTCTAGAAAGCCAAGTCAGTAAGTTACCCTCCCTTGCTTCCACTTGATTTCCATTGTTACTTATATTTTCCATAGTTCGCCGCATTTGATAATTGGCGCGTCTTCGGGCTGAACACTCAGCTCGTTGTGAGGAATTTAATGACCGTCGCCTTTCTCTTTGTCGGGCATTCCTACGATGCCTTTCTGCCTCTAATGCCTGTAGCATTGTGTTTCCCTATATTGTTAACCACATAAACATAATAATATCAATTATCTTTCTCAAACCTATCTAGCAATGGAAGTCAGAACTTGTGAATGTACCTGATCTCCATTAGGTGGCGGCTGAAGAGACCGTGACGAAGAAGCCATTTAACCAATGCGTACTTCACTGGAAGCATACCATAATTCAGCAACTATGTCTTGAGACCTATAAATGTAGTTTTAGTTTGATATCAAACCACTACCTGAAAAAAGTTCAACACACCAACCAAttgacaaaaaacaaaatacaaattgAAACCATGTATGAAAATTGGGCATCCAAATAAAACTTGGGAACCCAATGTATACCAGCAGAAGTAACTGATACATGAGAAAAAGACATAATGTTTATTGAAATTCAGTTGCTTACCAGTCCTTTTTTTTTGGAAGCAAACCACCTGACTTTGTTTGTCAATAGTCTTCACAACTCTAGTATTAATAACAAAGTAAATCagagaacaaaagaaaagagatggAGAGATTTTGAAATTCATTAAAAAGAGTACCTTAAAACTTGTAGATGTATTCTTCTTTATTTCGTCAACAAAGTTTATGATTTTAAATGTCCTGCACCCCAAAAAcaatataaggaaaaaaaaataaatgaccTTTGTACTAATGGGAAAATCTATTAATTTAAGGAGGATACTGCATTCTCATGACGACTGCAACTCATGTAACATTCCATGCACCTACCCACAGATTTGCAGCAATGATGTCTTAGTAACATCAATGACCTCTGTACTACTGACAAAATCTACTAATTTAAACATATATACTGCATTCTCATGACCACTGCAACTCTCATGTAACATTCCACGCACCTTACCCACAGATTTGCAGCAATCAGCTACTCCCCAGCTACCTTTGCAACATCAATCAAAGCCCCAACTTGATTTGTGTAGGGTATACGCGCACCGAGCGAAGCAATTCAGTGGTTTGCTTCACCGTTGCCTATGAACTCTCAACTTTACTGCCACCACAGAGCATCTGAAATCAATTTTACtaagtaaaacaaaatcaaagtaaAGCGAAGCACTCAATAAGCAGAAAGTCACCTCATTTTGTTTGTTAAGAATCTTCACAGTTTCAGTATTAGAAACAAAAGTAAAGGAAACAAATAACAACCCTCTATAATCAATTTTGACCGGTAAACAATATTAGAAATTAAGATTAGAAAAAGCCAACAACATGAATGAGGTAGAAGACATAGAGAGATGTGGCCTTGAATGATTAACTTTGAGCAATAAAAAGAACACAATTTGCTCAAAGTTACCAATTCTCCTCTCTCAAATGATGCATACACAACCAATCATAAATTAAGTGTAAAAGAAAACTACAAACCAATGGAATTGCTAATCAAGCATGTAATGGCATACCTAATAAGGACTTGAATTCCAATTTCATCAACCTTCCTAAGATCCTTACTTCCAATTGTTGCTGATAACTCTAAAAGAGGGGCTGGGTTAAGGCCTATGCTGGAATCAATAGCTGCATTAACATGAAGGTATTGCACATCTAGCTGCAATCACATAAAGAACAATAAAGATATGAACTGATTCTAGAAATCAATTAATATAACCTTAGAACTCTGTCCAAATttgatacctttttttttttttttgtaacgaCCAAATTTGATACCTTAATTGCTCACTGATTCTCACCAATCCTGTTACACATATAACAACACCATTAGTAGAATCGAAggaatttatttttcttgtttccCTTTTTCTGGGATGtaccagaaaaaagaaaaagaaaaagaaaaaaaaacaaagagtacGATTATACCTTCTAAACACGATTCAGTTGAGTGCTCTTCCGAACCAAATCGAAATCCAAATTGAA is a window from the Rosa chinensis cultivar Old Blush chromosome 2, RchiOBHm-V2, whole genome shotgun sequence genome containing:
- the LOC112185074 gene encoding uncharacterized protein LOC112185074 — protein: MASSSRSLQPPPNGDQGNTMLQALEAERHRRNARQRERRRSLNSSQRAECSARRRANYQMRRTMENISNNGNQVEAREGSSLDPIHPNNRPRSNVTAQARGRGRGRRRGRGTHNCARNFNEAIRVTKFQLPASTTCPHCHARLFYHESRDMCCSHGKIVLPPIHSPPDMIELFSSESPQGAHFRQNIRAYNHVFSFTSMGVHVDESLATGGGTFTFRAQGSIYHKIGSLLPNVNDRPRYLQLYIYDTDHEVDNRMLENAALHRDVVEKIQRILNQHNPFVQTFHHLAQRPDLQNCRLIIREQAANQHQYSLPSASQVAAIIVGTNDVENLTGRDIVVQTKQGQLLNIRDCVGYYDPLQYPLLFPYGTYGWDVNSRNNNGQKLTCRDYYAYILQIRQYDDSLLLRGGRLLQQYVVDNYVKIETQKLRWIRSNQSTLRRELYDGLHDSLNAGENNAGVLGTIVAYVYVIEFQKRGLPHVHMLLMLSDDDKLNNPDDYDHIVRAEIPNQNEEPELYNAVLGHMIHGPCGVHRRTAPCMKRGSCKRGYPKPFSVTTFQGNDSYPVYRRRDNQSDMQSNGNQNRPLDNSWVIPYNPWLLTKYDCHINVEICCSIKSVKYLYKYVYKGPDRVTFEVRPEANQDEIRNFVDARWVCAPEALWRMFKFVMNRMYPSVERLQIHLPNRHNVFFNATESVTAILANERSSMTMLTEFFTKNAYFESARQYLYREFPEHYKWDGRLKTWEARETNQKVIGRIYTVSPSEGEKFYLRVLLNHVRGPKSFEDLRTVDGVLQPTFKKAVEERGLLEDDESIRQCLREASNIRMPSSLRRLFVTILVYCMPHGVRSLWDEFYPFMIEDYPSSSTTDNVRITNRLLRDLNELLVQHSKSVFDYDLPEMTQDGGENSSMPRLIQDEISINIPQEDRDAVHHLNEDQTFAYNSIISAIECHDNAIFFVDGPGGTGKTYLYRALLASLRSNDHIVLATATSGIAAIILPGGRTAHSRFKIPLNLDASSTCCISKQSDLAELIRKSSAIVWDEAPMMNRYGFEALDRTFRDITSVDLPFGGKVMIFGGDFRQVLPVIHKGTRSEMVQASLINASFWKDVKILRLTQNMRSINDPDFSEFLLRVGNGEQPTVVEDIIQIPWPMIIPWENEESINQLVNQVFPNLDRHVNDAGYMVERAIITPKNDDVDVLNERIIQHFPGPERILYSFDSVEDDTRNMYQQEFLNSISPSGMPPHQLIIKKGAPIMLLRNIDPKMGLCNGTRLTCRGAYNNLIDAEILTGHFSGTRIFLPRIALKSAESSGLPFEMTRKQFPVKLSFALTINKSQGQTIPNVGIYLPDHVFSHGQLYVALSRGVSEASTKVLVKKGHREIANLKSSKEDNFSKEKE